One Paracidovorax avenae ATCC 19860 genomic region harbors:
- the ptsP gene encoding phosphoenolpyruvate--protein phosphotransferase, whose product MTFAVHGLAVARGIAIGRAVLVASSRVDVAHYFIEPDQVRSEIVRVRNGRNAVVEELQRLQAEMPADAPPELAALLDVHLMLLQDEALVSGVKHWITDRLYNAEWALTTQLEIIARQFDEMEDEYLRERKADLEQVVERILRHMKGVASPVAPPPCSPRRGSAALGLQQDLLPGDMVDVPLVLVAHDLSPADMLQFKQSVFAGFVTDVGGKTSHTAIVARSMDIPAVVGARAASQLVRQDDWVIIDGDAGIMIVDPSPIILAEYGFRQRQTELERERLSRLRHTPAVTLDGERIELLANIEQPADAEAAVRAGAAGVGLFRSEFMFMGRGGHLPGEEEQYQAYRAAVEGMQGLPVTLRTIDVGADKPLDPKAAKEAASHLNPALGLRAIRWSLADPSMFRTQLRAVLRAAAHGPVNLLFPMLAHVGEIRQTLAQVDMARAELEARGVPYGPVQLGAMIEVPAAALIVRRFLQYFDFLSIGTNDLIQYTLAIDRADESVAHLYDPMHPAVLQLVADVIAEGHRQGKNVCLCGEAAGDVAMTRLLLGLGLRSFSMHPAQILAVKQEVLRSDTRKLAPWARTVIDADNPADALGG is encoded by the coding sequence ATGACATTCGCCGTCCACGGCCTGGCGGTCGCCCGGGGCATCGCCATCGGGCGCGCGGTGCTGGTGGCCTCGAGCCGCGTGGACGTGGCGCACTATTTCATCGAGCCCGACCAGGTGCGCTCGGAGATCGTCCGTGTGCGCAACGGGCGCAATGCCGTGGTCGAGGAACTGCAGCGCCTGCAGGCCGAGATGCCTGCCGATGCCCCGCCCGAACTCGCCGCGCTCCTGGATGTGCACCTGATGCTGCTGCAGGACGAGGCGCTGGTGAGCGGCGTCAAGCACTGGATCACGGACCGCCTCTACAACGCCGAGTGGGCGCTGACCACGCAGCTGGAGATCATCGCGCGCCAGTTCGACGAGATGGAGGACGAATACCTGCGCGAGCGCAAGGCCGACCTGGAGCAGGTGGTCGAGCGCATCCTGCGGCACATGAAGGGCGTCGCCAGCCCGGTCGCGCCGCCGCCCTGCAGCCCGCGCCGCGGCAGCGCCGCGCTGGGCCTGCAGCAGGACCTGCTGCCGGGCGACATGGTGGACGTGCCGCTGGTGTTGGTGGCACACGATCTCTCGCCGGCCGACATGCTGCAGTTCAAGCAGAGCGTGTTCGCAGGCTTCGTGACCGACGTGGGCGGCAAGACCTCGCACACGGCCATCGTGGCGCGCAGCATGGACATTCCCGCCGTGGTGGGCGCGCGTGCCGCGAGCCAGCTGGTGCGGCAGGACGACTGGGTGATCATCGACGGGGACGCGGGGATCATGATCGTCGATCCGTCGCCGATCATCCTGGCCGAATACGGCTTCCGCCAGCGCCAGACCGAACTGGAGCGCGAGCGGCTGTCCCGCCTGCGGCACACGCCGGCCGTGACGCTCGACGGCGAGCGCATCGAGCTTCTGGCGAACATCGAGCAGCCCGCCGATGCAGAGGCGGCCGTGCGTGCGGGCGCTGCGGGCGTGGGGCTGTTCCGCAGCGAATTCATGTTCATGGGCCGGGGCGGCCACCTTCCGGGCGAGGAAGAGCAGTACCAGGCCTACCGCGCCGCTGTGGAGGGCATGCAGGGCCTGCCCGTCACCCTGCGCACCATCGACGTGGGCGCGGACAAGCCGCTGGATCCCAAGGCTGCGAAGGAAGCCGCCAGCCACCTCAATCCGGCGCTGGGCCTGCGGGCCATCCGCTGGAGCCTGGCCGATCCGTCGATGTTCCGCACGCAGCTGCGGGCGGTGCTGCGCGCGGCCGCGCACGGGCCGGTGAACCTGCTGTTCCCGATGCTGGCCCATGTCGGGGAGATCCGGCAGACGCTGGCGCAGGTGGACATGGCGCGCGCGGAACTGGAGGCGCGTGGCGTGCCTTACGGGCCGGTGCAGCTGGGGGCGATGATCGAGGTGCCCGCGGCGGCGCTGATCGTGCGGCGCTTCCTGCAGTATTTCGATTTCCTGTCGATCGGCACCAACGACCTGATCCAGTACACCCTGGCGATCGACCGGGCCGACGAGAGCGTGGCCCACCTGTACGACCCCATGCATCCGGCAGTGCTGCAGCTCGTGGCGGACGTGATCGCGGAAGGCCACCGGCAGGGCAAGAACGTGTGCCTTTGCGGGGAAGCCGCAGGGGACGTGGCGATGACGCGGCTGCTGCTGGGCCTGGGGCTGCGCAGCTTCTCCATGCATCCCGCGCAGATCCTGGCGGTAAAGCAGGAGGTGCTGCGTTCGGATACCCGCAAGCTGGCGCCCTGGGCCCGCACGGTGATCGACGCGGACAACCCGGCCGACGCCCTGGGCGGCTGA
- the kdpF gene encoding K(+)-transporting ATPase subunit F: MIGIDVLYGFGGIVAVLLFAYLVFALICAEEF; encoded by the coding sequence ATGATCGGCATCGACGTGCTCTACGGTTTCGGCGGCATCGTCGCGGTGCTGCTGTTCGCCTATCTGGTGTTCGCGCTGATCTGCGCGGAGGAGTTCTGA